The Arthrobacter sp. NicSoilC5 genome has a window encoding:
- a CDS encoding carboxypeptidase-like regulatory domain-containing protein produces the protein MSRWPGNPIARMRVYNRRFGSDSHIDISEAAPLQQVVNDAAIEFHIATEFHDHPAWDNGQGYFSAYLDKLTTGGTWEQVDYNNHFLGDDEHDGDWHKTLIVSTTMTDPVEQYRVRLRAKTSKTSRGTKKTEKAYFQAIQGSSAIGDFTLDFIPMSIVYCPPGQDMTASLLQSLSYGTRFTIGESSRMQAQGGVQAKIDVLGLFSEGIGTSDSQTMTNQSTSGIQLSYFRNTVLTADNQRAIGRAYWGPLNDIFVILVNPSFAASRRADGTILYSLQEIKQVLLVPAYRLLRPDRDPIAGSIPGDVRRQLLELDPFLKNLDQFFPDKGKDLAVASDPFADPSPNNRAELIGRWWLDSGTELNYTVGESQQLLSDSATQTTFSSTVTTNASVGPNLDGLTAALDLSGSSTTSIGYQTSKEAEGSFAQTASCFLMHNQNERDLDGVEIYYDKIFSTFMFRRVLARPREPGLCAGAVAGRVFDVEGLPLRRLAVTLTDNKGTVHATTTTVRGEYHFANLCPGDYTLEAGDRRAKLTVKKISTSITPDRKDLSRVRRVLNLSIAPLWEVSEALGISSDQVQLIGSQLPKLGNMAELATLLDADPNQMKAWSARTKVTWPSFVPPATSE, from the coding sequence ATGAGCCGTTGGCCAGGAAACCCGATAGCACGCATGAGGGTATACAATCGCCGCTTCGGGAGTGATTCTCACATCGACATTTCCGAAGCTGCCCCGCTGCAACAGGTAGTGAATGATGCTGCAATCGAGTTCCATATAGCGACAGAATTTCATGACCATCCGGCCTGGGACAACGGCCAGGGCTACTTCTCCGCATACCTCGACAAACTAACGACTGGTGGAACTTGGGAACAGGTCGACTACAACAACCACTTTCTGGGCGACGATGAGCACGACGGTGATTGGCACAAGACGCTGATCGTCTCCACCACGATGACCGATCCGGTTGAGCAATATCGGGTCCGGTTGCGTGCCAAGACAAGCAAAACGAGTAGGGGCACCAAGAAAACTGAGAAGGCCTACTTCCAGGCAATACAGGGGTCATCAGCTATTGGAGACTTCACTCTGGACTTCATACCTATGAGCATTGTCTATTGTCCACCTGGCCAGGACATGACAGCGTCGCTGCTGCAGTCCCTGTCATATGGAACCCGCTTTACAATCGGTGAGAGTTCCAGAATGCAAGCTCAGGGCGGCGTCCAGGCGAAGATCGACGTCCTTGGCCTCTTCAGTGAAGGGATTGGCACTTCTGACTCGCAGACCATGACTAATCAGTCCACAAGCGGAATCCAGCTTTCATACTTCCGTAACACTGTGTTGACAGCGGACAACCAGCGAGCCATTGGACGTGCATATTGGGGACCATTGAATGATATTTTTGTCATTCTCGTGAATCCATCTTTTGCTGCCAGTCGCAGGGCCGATGGCACAATTTTGTATTCGCTTCAGGAAATTAAACAAGTCCTTCTGGTTCCGGCCTACCGACTCCTCCGTCCAGATCGTGATCCTATCGCAGGGTCCATTCCGGGCGACGTGCGTCGTCAATTACTGGAGCTTGACCCTTTTCTGAAAAACCTGGATCAGTTTTTCCCCGATAAAGGGAAAGATCTTGCAGTTGCCAGTGACCCCTTTGCCGATCCATCCCCGAATAACCGTGCAGAACTAATAGGACGATGGTGGCTTGATAGTGGTACTGAACTGAACTACACCGTGGGAGAGAGTCAGCAACTGCTCTCAGACTCCGCCACCCAAACCACATTCTCAAGTACGGTAACCACCAACGCTTCAGTCGGGCCAAACCTCGATGGTCTGACAGCAGCGCTTGATCTTAGCGGAAGCAGCACTACGAGCATTGGCTACCAAACCTCGAAGGAAGCTGAGGGATCGTTCGCACAAACGGCGTCCTGCTTCCTCATGCACAACCAGAACGAACGCGACCTCGATGGCGTCGAAATCTACTATGACAAGATCTTCAGTACTTTCATGTTCCGGCGCGTACTAGCCCGACCCAGGGAGCCCGGTCTATGTGCGGGGGCGGTTGCGGGCAGGGTCTTTGACGTTGAGGGGCTGCCATTGCGTCGGCTTGCGGTAACACTGACTGATAACAAAGGAACAGTGCACGCGACGACGACCACGGTTCGGGGCGAGTACCACTTTGCCAACCTTTGCCCCGGGGACTATACGTTGGAGGCAGGGGACCGCCGAGCCAAACTGACCGTAAAAAAAATATCAACGTCCATAACTCCGGATCGAAAGGACCTCAGCCGCGTACGCCGCGTGCTAAATCTCTCCATCGCGCCCTTGTGGGAGGTAAGCGAAGCTCTAGGCATCTCATCGGATCAAGTCCAGTTGATCGGGTCCCAACTGCCCAAACTTGGCAACATGGCCGAACTAGCCACGCTCCTCGATGCGGATCCGAATCAGATGAAAGCCTGGTCGGCTCGAACCAAGGTGACTTGGCCTTCCTTCGTGCCGCCTGCCACCTCTGAGTGA
- a CDS encoding RHS repeat-associated core domain-containing protein: MPVISATRLGVPRDAANAPIDDPVRKHGPELLGAGGWTPTGLTALGHQLAINVCTGGLTISAVDTTMPYHALPFQAARSYDAQEQHAQASYLLAHPNTDPRIHLFANWQSSREVNISPVWMSVVPELLVADGSGGSALYYRIHPDFELNTTDGASVQHRLRAYGIPGRTLNALGYKYEPYDGILRTIQGTFSILSGGYRAETFVDEADVRLFRFEVPSGVAYKYSSEFAYRQLINENGEREVTVPALVVNVTDSLGHNVQFIPIEAQPPYRSYRLVDGNGRSLRFELNDQVDYLDGNQPESPVCSRVITRVIDETGEAPNDIIYRYDRGKLVEVSYPGHAGGPLRSYRYSYDAAGNLTRISDPVGDWFEIEYLEDSLDPDEQLMSRLKVSRLVDAEGNEARYEYDHAAQTVSVFMVGAAGDARTVSYTYTEDLTDTRQRYVTAQTMSVTSGYSGNQQVRTEWHYSANDRYQVNKILDPLGNATAFEYNDFNQVTRIVDAADHARNYRYDVRSAPTPQNPNCYDLLEVAETNVDGDGVMFPVRSNASFDRYDGTTSLDVDDTAQSTHRIATQTNELGAVWSFGYDNVGSFSPLLPTETTDPLGGVFTRVYDPAGALLDQVDEEGIIWRRRYNPRGLLTALVDPNGNERTWSYDRGTQWLTATMDARGAAPEDPAHSVSYNYDDAGRCVSVVDPMGNRIEYAYFANRRVRSIARTAPVAEKTSFAYAAAGELTEITDTQGNTTFLRLDEAGRYYETYRHDSNHPSIRMRFDHAGHAVEMVDRNGRITTFDYDPVGRLVALHEPDWPADAPANAGKKIGISYDALGHRLHLEDSELPRISSYKYDPAGNLTSVVPPFGPTLVYTYDARNAVVGVQDQEGVIDIQLDRDAAGNLIKVTDSAWRDPAQEFQFIRREGGLVNNLYRVENPSGIVARFDYNENYQITRVENTFDGNPVAIYGYDYRNDGLIGEATGDHIGRYGYDAAKHLVQETDSGYEDGYDGAGNRLWHATNPLPPAQQDMYDNDNKLIRKPAAATTYSYDINGNNVARRTDGGGVIEYQYDGANRLRRVLSGGTETAYRYDLDGRLLERTRRIDGGAIEVARYVYINGFIGAEIDTNNSVQVLYTRSDAGRLLRLRGDALDPQPTGHPHSLFYIQDGHESTCRLLDWDGEVRLSVDYDAWGVGDDIGTAHGDLFRYRSSFADRATGLLRFGRRWYDPVLGRWMSQDPAMAEVLMGYRSPEPLITSIKNLYIYAGNNPLNFIDPAGLSPQEQGGWWDSFVNGIRGRLLAGWIRGQEVEWPSGRPDPTVPEKVTEEAPPGTEDEVKDRPKPPEEESPPSGGGPFRRTAPNNEGGITAWDALLIAGAVVAAGLAGPELALAGAAWKAAEAL; this comes from the coding sequence ATGCCTGTCATCAGTGCAACTAGGCTCGGTGTTCCCAGAGACGCTGCCAATGCCCCGATTGATGATCCTGTTCGCAAACATGGCCCCGAACTGTTAGGTGCAGGTGGCTGGACCCCGACAGGTCTGACAGCACTCGGTCATCAGCTTGCAATCAACGTCTGCACAGGCGGCCTGACAATTTCGGCAGTCGACACGACGATGCCATATCACGCACTACCTTTTCAGGCAGCAAGGAGTTATGACGCCCAAGAACAGCACGCCCAGGCTAGCTACCTACTTGCCCATCCCAACACCGACCCTCGTATTCACCTTTTCGCCAATTGGCAGTCCTCTCGAGAAGTGAACATAAGCCCGGTGTGGATGAGCGTTGTTCCCGAGCTGCTTGTGGCAGACGGCTCCGGCGGAAGCGCCCTCTATTACCGCATTCACCCCGACTTCGAGCTCAACACAACTGATGGTGCTAGTGTTCAGCACCGGCTGCGCGCTTACGGCATCCCTGGGCGGACTTTGAACGCGCTCGGCTACAAATACGAGCCGTACGACGGGATACTGCGAACCATTCAAGGTACTTTCTCTATCCTTAGTGGTGGCTACCGGGCCGAAACCTTTGTTGACGAAGCGGATGTGCGACTTTTCCGTTTTGAAGTCCCCTCCGGCGTTGCTTACAAATACTCATCAGAATTCGCATACCGGCAGCTCATCAACGAAAATGGTGAACGGGAGGTGACAGTCCCCGCGCTTGTCGTAAACGTCACCGACTCGCTAGGGCATAACGTTCAGTTCATCCCAATAGAGGCTCAACCCCCCTACCGCTCCTACCGACTAGTCGATGGTAACGGCCGGAGTCTGCGCTTCGAATTGAATGACCAGGTTGATTACCTAGACGGGAATCAGCCGGAAAGTCCGGTGTGCAGTCGCGTCATCACCCGCGTCATCGACGAAACAGGCGAGGCTCCCAACGATATTATCTATCGATATGACCGTGGCAAACTGGTTGAAGTCAGTTACCCTGGTCATGCTGGTGGCCCCCTGCGCTCCTATAGATACAGCTATGATGCCGCAGGTAATCTGACACGGATCTCAGATCCAGTGGGCGACTGGTTTGAAATTGAGTATCTAGAGGATTCGCTAGACCCCGACGAACAACTGATGTCGCGGCTAAAGGTCTCCAGGTTAGTAGACGCTGAGGGCAACGAGGCTCGATACGAATACGACCATGCGGCACAGACCGTGAGTGTGTTTATGGTCGGCGCAGCCGGTGACGCGAGGACCGTGTCGTATACATACACCGAGGATCTGACCGACACCCGTCAGCGGTACGTGACGGCACAAACCATGTCCGTCACAAGTGGCTATTCGGGCAACCAGCAAGTTCGGACAGAATGGCACTACAGCGCGAATGACCGATACCAAGTCAACAAAATTCTTGATCCTCTGGGCAACGCGACTGCCTTCGAATACAACGATTTCAACCAAGTCACCCGCATCGTTGACGCTGCAGATCACGCCAGAAATTATCGGTACGACGTACGCTCGGCACCAACTCCTCAGAACCCGAATTGCTATGATCTTTTGGAGGTTGCTGAAACGAACGTCGACGGCGATGGCGTGATGTTTCCAGTAAGGTCGAATGCGTCCTTCGACCGCTACGACGGGACCACAAGTCTCGACGTCGACGATACCGCCCAGAGCACTCATCGAATAGCAACGCAGACCAATGAACTTGGTGCAGTGTGGAGCTTCGGATACGACAATGTCGGCAGTTTTTCTCCTCTACTTCCGACAGAGACCACTGACCCCCTTGGGGGAGTGTTTACCCGCGTCTATGACCCAGCCGGAGCGCTCCTAGACCAAGTCGACGAGGAAGGAATCATCTGGCGACGTCGATATAACCCACGAGGACTACTAACGGCTCTGGTAGATCCCAACGGAAATGAGCGGACCTGGTCCTACGACCGAGGAACGCAATGGCTAACGGCGACAATGGATGCCCGTGGTGCGGCACCGGAGGACCCCGCCCACTCGGTTAGTTACAACTACGATGATGCGGGCCGGTGCGTGTCAGTAGTAGACCCTATGGGAAACAGAATTGAGTATGCATACTTCGCTAATCGCCGCGTCCGCTCTATTGCGAGAACAGCTCCCGTCGCAGAAAAGACCTCGTTTGCTTATGCGGCCGCAGGAGAACTGACTGAAATTACAGACACGCAGGGCAACACAACGTTCCTGCGCCTGGACGAAGCCGGACGGTATTACGAGACCTATCGACACGACTCCAACCACCCCTCCATTCGGATGCGCTTCGATCACGCTGGGCACGCAGTTGAGATGGTTGATCGCAATGGCAGAATAACGACCTTCGATTATGACCCTGTCGGGCGTCTGGTCGCACTCCACGAACCAGACTGGCCAGCCGATGCTCCAGCCAACGCTGGAAAGAAAATCGGGATTTCATATGATGCCCTCGGCCACCGTCTGCACCTAGAGGACAGTGAGTTACCCCGAATAAGCTCTTACAAGTACGACCCTGCCGGAAACCTTACTTCGGTTGTACCTCCCTTTGGTCCCACTCTGGTTTACACCTACGATGCCCGCAACGCAGTTGTAGGAGTACAGGACCAAGAAGGGGTTATCGACATCCAGCTTGATCGAGATGCCGCTGGAAACCTTATAAAAGTGACCGACTCCGCGTGGCGCGATCCTGCCCAGGAATTCCAATTCATCCGACGTGAGGGCGGGCTGGTAAACAATCTCTATCGCGTGGAGAATCCCTCAGGCATCGTCGCCCGCTTCGACTACAACGAAAACTATCAAATCACGCGTGTGGAAAACACGTTTGATGGAAACCCCGTGGCGATCTATGGATATGACTATCGGAATGACGGGCTCATTGGCGAAGCTACCGGTGATCACATCGGCCGCTACGGTTACGACGCCGCCAAACACCTAGTACAGGAGACAGACTCTGGCTACGAGGACGGATACGACGGCGCCGGTAACCGACTATGGCACGCGACCAACCCGCTGCCACCTGCCCAGCAGGACATGTATGACAACGACAACAAGCTAATTCGGAAGCCGGCAGCGGCTACCACTTACAGTTACGACATCAACGGCAACAATGTAGCGCGAAGAACTGACGGCGGAGGGGTTATCGAGTACCAGTACGATGGCGCCAACCGACTCCGGCGAGTTTTGAGCGGTGGAACGGAAACAGCCTATCGCTATGACCTCGACGGGCGCTTGCTGGAGAGGACTCGGCGGATTGACGGCGGAGCGATCGAAGTCGCACGTTATGTGTATATCAACGGATTCATTGGAGCTGAGATAGACACAAACAACAGCGTGCAGGTGTTGTATACCCGTTCAGACGCCGGCAGACTGCTTCGCCTGCGTGGAGATGCCCTGGATCCGCAACCGACCGGCCACCCACATTCTCTCTTTTACATTCAAGATGGACATGAAAGTACGTGCCGGCTTCTGGACTGGGACGGCGAAGTGCGATTATCTGTGGACTACGACGCCTGGGGAGTCGGCGATGACATCGGCACGGCACACGGTGATCTGTTTCGGTACCGCAGCAGTTTCGCGGACCGCGCGACAGGCCTCTTGAGGTTCGGCCGGCGTTGGTACGACCCCGTTCTAGGGCGCTGGATGTCTCAAGACCCAGCAATGGCAGAAGTACTAATGGGCTATCGTTCCCCAGAGCCGTTGATCACCAGCATCAAAAATCTGTACATCTACGCGGGCAATAATCCTCTGAACTTTATTGACCCAGCCGGCCTGAGCCCACAAGAGCAGGGGGGCTGGTGGGACTCGTTCGTAAACGGTATCCGTGGCCGTCTTCTTGCCGGGTGGATACGTGGACAGGAGGTGGAATGGCCGTCTGGCCGGCCCGACCCCACCGTGCCGGAAAAGGTAACTGAAGAAGCGCCGCCGGGTACGGAAGATGAAGTTAAGGACCGGCCCAAGCCACCGGAAGAGGAATCGCCCCCCTCGGGAGGTGGCCCGTTCCGCCGTACGGCCCCCAATAACGAGGGGGGAATTACGGCATGGGATGCCCTTCTCATTGCTGGCGCAGTCGTAGCAGCCGGCTTGGCAGGCCCTGAACTTGCACTTGCGGGCGCGGCGTGGAAGGCAGCAGAGGCTTTATGA
- a CDS encoding helix-turn-helix domain-containing protein: MSDEPKPRFLTPTQVAEELNVKPNQVHALIKAGELRAFQVGGRGMWRIGRQDLQDYIAEAYRRTAERITAGDLEDAGPEAEEA; the protein is encoded by the coding sequence GTGAGTGACGAACCCAAGCCCCGCTTCCTGACACCCACCCAGGTGGCTGAAGAGCTGAACGTGAAGCCAAACCAGGTCCACGCACTGATCAAGGCCGGTGAGCTGCGGGCTTTTCAGGTTGGTGGACGGGGCATGTGGCGCATTGGCCGCCAGGACCTCCAGGACTACATCGCCGAAGCGTACCGGCGCACCGCTGAGCGGATCACCGCCGGGGATCTCGAGGACGCTGGCCCGGAGGCTGAAGAGGCGTGA
- a CDS encoding ABC transporter permease, translating into MALARHNLGTVIGFEFVRTIKKRGFAIATLAIPLLLILVFALVYASNASSHASADAQKNAQFSFTYDDASGIIKAPGAKVAGGTYTDNPAAAIEAVKNGTSDAFFLYPVDPSKEPVKVYGADKGMFENGKYEAVAKQLLEASAQYDVGSPKLTAALTGTVKFDSETFKDGQVAAGVGGVIPPMMFLVVFYISMILLSNQMLNSTLEEKENRVTEMILTTLNPTTLITGKIISLFMVGLVQILVFLAPVGLAYLFFRDSLALPDLDLSSLVFEPGPMIIGALLLVGGFTVFTGVLVAIGAIMPTAKEAGTIFGPLMAMMFIPFYTFSLVISNPGALIVQVFTYFPLTAPVTALLRNAFGTLNTVEATIVIVELLVVGALIIRLAVHLFRYGSIEYGRKLSIAGTFRRTELAAK; encoded by the coding sequence ATGGCACTGGCAAGGCACAACCTCGGCACCGTCATCGGGTTCGAATTCGTACGGACCATCAAGAAGCGCGGCTTCGCCATCGCAACTCTGGCGATCCCACTGCTGCTGATCCTGGTCTTCGCCCTCGTCTACGCCTCCAACGCCAGCTCCCACGCCAGCGCGGATGCCCAGAAGAACGCCCAGTTCTCCTTCACCTATGACGACGCATCCGGCATCATCAAAGCCCCTGGCGCCAAGGTCGCCGGCGGGACGTACACGGACAACCCGGCGGCCGCGATCGAGGCGGTGAAGAACGGGACCTCGGATGCCTTCTTCCTGTACCCGGTTGACCCGTCCAAGGAGCCGGTGAAGGTTTACGGCGCCGACAAGGGCATGTTCGAGAACGGCAAGTACGAGGCTGTGGCCAAGCAGCTGCTGGAAGCCTCGGCCCAGTACGACGTGGGGTCACCCAAGCTCACGGCGGCCCTGACCGGGACCGTGAAGTTCGACTCGGAGACGTTCAAGGACGGCCAGGTGGCCGCCGGCGTCGGGGGAGTGATCCCGCCGATGATGTTCCTGGTCGTCTTCTACATCTCGATGATCCTGCTCTCCAACCAGATGTTGAACTCCACCCTGGAGGAGAAGGAGAACAGGGTCACCGAGATGATTTTGACGACCCTGAACCCGACCACGCTGATCACCGGCAAGATCATCTCCCTGTTCATGGTCGGGCTGGTGCAGATCCTGGTGTTCCTGGCGCCGGTCGGGCTTGCTTACCTGTTCTTCCGCGACTCCCTGGCCCTGCCGGACTTGGACCTGTCGTCCCTGGTCTTCGAACCGGGCCCGATGATCATCGGGGCCCTGTTGTTGGTCGGCGGGTTCACGGTCTTCACCGGCGTGCTGGTGGCGATTGGGGCGATCATGCCGACCGCCAAGGAAGCCGGCACCATCTTTGGCCCGCTGATGGCCATGATGTTCATCCCCTTCTACACATTCAGCCTGGTCATCTCCAACCCCGGTGCCCTCATCGTGCAGGTCTTCACCTACTTCCCGCTGACCGCCCCGGTCACCGCCCTGCTCCGGAACGCTTTCGGCACCCTCAACACCGTCGAGGCGACAATCGTGATCGTGGAGCTCCTGGTCGTCGGGGCCCTCATCATCCGCCTCGCCGTCCACCTGTTCCGGTACGGGTCCATCGAATACGGCCGCAAACTCTCCATCGCCGGCACCTTCCGCCGCACAGAACTGGCTGCCAAGTAG
- a CDS encoding ATP-binding cassette domain-containing protein has protein sequence MTLGDAAEPLVHIKDFRMDFGDTTVIRDLSFDVNAGETFGFLGSNGSGKTTTLRALLGIFQPTAGTLHIGGKAFEPSDGARLGYLPEERGLYKKEPVLDVMVYFGRLKGLSKAAARSWSESYLERVGIPEKAKTRLDKLSGGQQQKVQLGVTIMNNPELLILDEPTKGFDPVNRRLLMDIIEEHKRAGATVIMVTHQMEEVERLCDRVILLKDGVSRAYGTVEEVQEVFGGTVYRVAYDGVLPASDLYEIISTSEGRAELAPGHGASEEKVLRELVEAGVSLRSFTPARISLDEIFIKVYGEQHELAEAK, from the coding sequence ATGACGTTGGGGGACGCGGCGGAGCCGCTTGTGCACATTAAAGACTTCCGGATGGACTTCGGGGATACCACGGTGATCCGTGACCTGTCCTTTGACGTGAACGCGGGGGAGACCTTCGGGTTCCTGGGGTCCAACGGGTCGGGGAAGACCACGACGCTGCGGGCCCTGCTGGGCATCTTCCAGCCCACTGCCGGGACCCTGCACATCGGCGGGAAAGCCTTCGAACCCAGCGACGGAGCGCGGCTGGGGTACCTGCCCGAGGAGCGGGGCCTGTACAAGAAGGAACCGGTCCTGGACGTGATGGTCTACTTCGGCCGGCTTAAAGGCCTGTCCAAAGCCGCGGCCCGGTCCTGGTCGGAGTCCTACCTGGAGCGGGTCGGGATCCCGGAGAAGGCCAAGACCCGCCTGGACAAGCTCTCCGGCGGCCAGCAGCAGAAGGTCCAGCTCGGGGTGACCATCATGAACAACCCGGAGCTGCTGATCCTGGACGAGCCGACCAAAGGCTTTGACCCGGTGAACCGTCGCCTGCTGATGGACATCATCGAAGAGCACAAGCGGGCCGGGGCGACCGTCATCATGGTCACCCACCAGATGGAAGAGGTCGAGCGGCTCTGCGACCGGGTGATCCTGCTCAAGGACGGGGTCTCCCGCGCCTACGGCACCGTCGAAGAGGTCCAGGAAGTGTTCGGCGGCACCGTCTACCGGGTCGCCTACGACGGCGTCCTGCCCGCCTCCGACCTGTACGAGATCATCTCGACCAGTGAGGGCCGTGCTGAGCTGGCACCTGGCCACGGGGCGTCCGAGGAGAAGGTCCTACGCGAGTTGGTCGAGGCAGGGGTCAGTCTCCGGTCGTTCACACCGGCACGGATCTCCCTAGACGAGATCTTCATCAAGGTTTACGGCGAGCAGCACGAACTGGCGGAGGCAAAGTGA
- a CDS encoding GIY-YIG nuclease family protein has protein sequence MTETAPEAENDRSYEFRGAPLVPSMLVTLAPRIIAADTFRRSELASAGEEFHLANGGLKSNGAQPAQQAKKAISDLYSKGIIEPAGGQYWRWTNTRDQVISDIVQVAAEPENDSEVGFDISDDVITEGVGTGNLYVYFFPTYKELAESRNEARWPIKIGMTATGSAASRISDQVGTALPEAPLIAYIRRTDTPAKLERLVHSVLHFRGQTIEDAPGSEWFLSSPEEVKGIVDWVFSSSSS, from the coding sequence ATGACTGAAACTGCGCCAGAAGCAGAGAATGACCGGAGTTATGAATTCCGGGGAGCTCCACTTGTGCCGTCTATGCTCGTCACTTTGGCACCCCGGATTATCGCCGCTGACACGTTTCGCAGGTCAGAGCTTGCAAGTGCCGGGGAAGAATTCCATCTGGCTAATGGCGGGCTTAAGTCGAACGGAGCGCAGCCGGCACAGCAGGCCAAAAAGGCTATTAGCGACCTCTACAGCAAGGGAATCATCGAACCGGCTGGAGGGCAATACTGGCGCTGGACCAACACCCGTGATCAAGTCATTTCCGACATAGTCCAGGTCGCAGCGGAGCCAGAGAACGACAGCGAAGTCGGTTTCGACATAAGCGATGACGTGATTACTGAAGGAGTGGGGACGGGAAATCTCTATGTCTACTTCTTTCCGACTTACAAGGAGCTTGCAGAATCTCGCAACGAGGCCAGGTGGCCCATCAAGATCGGTATGACCGCAACCGGAAGTGCGGCGTCCCGGATCTCAGATCAAGTAGGAACGGCGTTGCCGGAAGCCCCTCTTATTGCCTACATCCGTCGGACCGACACCCCCGCCAAGCTGGAGCGCTTGGTGCACTCCGTCCTTCACTTTCGGGGTCAGACGATTGAAGACGCGCCGGGGTCAGAATGGTTCTTGTCGAGCCCTGAGGAAGTCAAAGGGATTGTCGATTGGGTCTTTTCTTCTTCTTCTTCTTAG